A stretch of DNA from Xyrauchen texanus isolate HMW12.3.18 chromosome 31, RBS_HiC_50CHRs, whole genome shotgun sequence:
tgtatatttttagATATACTGTAAGAATATTGGTACCTTATTTACTGACATGCTAAATTCTGTAAGCTGCATGTATACAAATGATCCTCTGTTTAACTGCAGCTTCTTATGCACAGATGACCTTTGTGGCTGTCAAAAAGATTATAATGGGGAGAACCAAAGCATAATATATTATTGGCATTTTGTATTATGATCAAAAGTATCATTATTTCTATCTTTACACAATTGTGTTATACTCCTTGACTTGCACATTGCACACAGATctactctttctctccctctctactATTGATACTGCATTGTATGCAGAGTTCAGAAAATCACTTGCGTCAGAGCTCCTTTCTGGCTATATAAGCTAAACTGACTGCAGTGGGAGCAGCAGATCAGTCGGTAGCAGGCTGATCAAGCTTACTGTGGTACCACGGCTCAGAGCATTTGTCCTTGGAGCCATGAGTGCCGTCGGGTTCGACCCATACTTTTCCTCATCCTACAAGCGTTGGTATGTGGAGAGCAGCCCCCGGGTACCTCAGCGTGGGCGATCACGCACCACGTTCTCTGCCCACCCACCCTCTCTCTCCTCGGCTCGACTCCACTATGCCTCCCCCAGCCGGACCTCTACCTCTCTGCTGCTGAGCAGCTCAGGACGTGCAATGGACATGGACCTCAGCCATGCCGCCCAGGTAAGCTATGAGTCCCGAGCAGTCCGAACTCAGGAGAAAGCCCAGCTGCAAGATCTGAATGACCGCTTTGCTGGTTACATCGAGCGCGTCCATGAACTAGAGCAGCAGAATCGTGCTCTGGAGGCTGAGCTACTCCTGCTGAGGCAAAGGCATATGGAGCCTTCCCGTGTGAGGACTTTGTACGAGCAGGAAGTCCGTACCCTGAGAGCTGCTGTGGAGGAGGCCTGTATGGAGAGGCAGGCTACATTGAGCCACAGGGAGACCATGGAAGATACTTTGCGGGCCCTGCAGGCCAGCTATGAGAAAGAGGTGGTTGCCCGCGAGGACACAGAAAGCAGGCTTCTTGAGGCCCGCAAGGCGGCAGATGACACCACTCTGGTCCAGGTGGAGCTGGAGAAAAAGGTTGATATATTGCTGAATGAGCTGGCTTTCCTGAAGAAGGTCCATGAGGGTGAGATCTCAGAGCTGCAGGCCCAGGTTCAATTTGGTGCCCAGATCGCTGTTGAGGCAGAGGCCACTAAACCTGATCTGTCCAGTGCCCTTCGGGACATCAGAGCCCAATATGAGAAGCTGGCAGCCAAGAACATCCAGTCAGCCGAAGAATGGTTCCGCGGGAAGATGGGCAATCTGACCGAGAGTGTAGCCCACCACACTGATGCAGTGAAGTATTCGAAGGATGAAGCTGGAGAGTATCGTCGTCAGCTTCAGGCATGCGTCCTCGAGATTGATGCCTGCAAGGGCCTGAATGAGTCTCTGGAGAAACAGCTGAGAGATGTGGAGGACAGGCAGAGTGCTGAGATTTCTGCCATGCAGGTTAGTAGGTTTATACTGTACATTCTGAGATTTGGTGAATGAATCTTTTGCCCCATACTTAGAATATTATGTCCTCAGAAATGATGGAACATATTGTGGCAATAAGTTACAGTTCTATGACATATCTAGCACTATTTAACATTAATTCATCCCCGCAGGATTCAATCAGCGAACTTGAGGATGAACTTAGAGCCACGAAGGGTGAGATGGCAAGATATCTGAAAGAGTACCAGGATCTTCTTAATGTCAAGATGGCCCTTGATATTGAGATAGCAGCATACAGGTACTAACACAACAGTATTATAAATGCtgaataatttgaataaatatatcaataacaatatcaaacatttaaaaaatggcagaAATTGTTTATGAGAGACAAAGTAGAAAATGTCAGTGCTCGAAGAGGGAAAGATATCCATGCTGGTACTCCCCTTCACAGTTACATTTTTAGCACTTCAGAACAGGTTGTTTCGGTTCCCAGTTTCGCCACTTAATTATGGGATAATAGGCGTCCCGCATGGGACATCTTCAATTTGGCCAAAATATGTGACATCCCAGCTAATACGGTAGTGGTGGCAACCCTATTGCCTTCATTGCTAGAATGGGTAACCTGCAGCAAATCTTAAGCAATTTGCCACTACTGGCAAACACTTGTATGGGAAATCTGTGGGAGCAATGACGAATTTggtgcaaagctcatttgcatgtaaaaccTAATGAGGAAAACATTTGTGGCATGTTTGCCCCAGGGGTTTGCCAGAACTTTGTAAGGGGATGTTTTCAAATTACTTTCAATGTTTCTGATTTTTTCGTGCATATAACATGATCTTTTTTCATTTGCAGGAAGCTTCTGGAAGGGGAGGAGTCTCGCTTCAATGTGGGTGTGGGAGGTCTGGTCAGTGCTTACTCTGTTGGTCCTGTCTACTCCTATCCCATGTTCTCACTGTCTACTCTGAGCTCTGGCACCCCCTATCTGCTCGGATCTCGCCTGATCAGCACATCCCTCGCTGAAGATGAGGCCATTACAGCCAGTCAAGCTCAAGAAGATGGAGCCAGTCCAGCcagggaagaagaagaagaagaagaagaagaagaagttaaagaggaagagaaggaaaAAGAGGAGGAAGAAAAGGAAGTGGAAGAAGGTACTAAGGACGAAGAGGAAGGTGAGATTCAGATGTGATGTAGTATTAGGGGTCATCTCATTTTGCAATCctcataattaatttatttttgttgacaAGATATACATCactaaattattgttttataacTTCAGGTGGTGAGCAAGAAGAGGAAAAGGAAGGTGGGGCagaggaagaagaaaaagaagagaaagaggAGGAGGCTGAAGAAAAGGAGGATGCTAAAGGGGGAGATGATGAGGAGGGAGACGAAAAAGAGAGAGATGGGAAAGAGGAGGGTGAGCAGAAAGAAAGGGAGGATGAAGAGGGGGGAAAAGCTGTGGAGGAAGGGGCTGATAAGGAGGAGACTGAGATGGAAACAGAAAAAAGTGAAGAGAAAGCTGACACAAGTGCTGACAAGGACAAAGAGGACACTGAAACAGACAAAGACAAGGGAGCAAGTACTAAAACAGAGGTTAAGGCTGAAAAAGCCAAAGAAGAGGTCAAATCTGAGCCAGCCAAAGAGAAAGGCAAGGAAAAAAATGATTCTGTGCCTGAACCTGAGCCCGTCAAGGATGAAGGCAAGGAGCCAGAGAAACCCATAGCAAAGGAAAAGGCAAAGCCAGAAAAGGCCATGGGCAAAGATGAAGATGAGAAAGGAAAGGGTGATAAAAAGGAgagtgaaaagaaagaaaaagaggaaacTGAAAAACCCAAGGGGAAGAAATAATGTGTAGGATCTACAACAGCACAAAAATGGCCTGATCTGCTTCTCTAGTCGTTCAAACTGTTACTTGATAAATGGTGCTCAGTGCAAATTGCAATGAAACTGTCAACTTCAGCTTTTCAAAATGATAATGATTGtttttgaaatgcttttgggaTGCTTTACATATTTGAGTGAATGTATGCTTGTGAAGTAGATGATATTTTTGAATAAGTCAACAGTCTTGCAATAGATTGCAAAAACGGAAACCTTGCTGCCGGTGCAATAAAACATGCTTCTTGATGATCAAAGAGTTTTACTGATtgatcatttacattttgtttattggTGTAATGACGTTTCATAGTTTTCTCACACACAAGTTCTCTATATCTGTTAAGTACAAATTTGGTTTAATGGATGCTACTAGATATTTAAACCACATCTAAAATGTTCAAATACAAAATTCTCTACaacatttgtaaatattgtaCAAGTATTTACAAGGTTGTGAATTAATGGATAAAATtacatataaaattatatgcaGAATGCCTCTGATTAGAGTAAATGTTTAGAGCTTTATAATTGTTCAATTGTTCAATtgttcaatttatttataaagcacatattaatacaacagaagttgaccacaGTGCTGTACATAGGATAAGATAACGATCATAATCATTATAAGACATCATATTGTCTAATCTAAAgactttataagagatataataatattttgctgATTGGGCTGGTTGTCTAGATAAAGTACAAACATACAATAACTGCAACATATGTCCCTTAAGTGATATTTCGCCCCAAAATTTGAATTCTATCATCATCATTTTGTCATCTCatcctcatattgtttcaaacccatttgactttctttcttctgtggaacacaaaagaagatgttaggcagaatgacagccactgtcaccatttactttcactgcatcctttttccattcaatgaaagtgaattgtgacagaggctgtcattcggcctaacatctccttttgtgttccacagaagggtTGGAACAACGTATGGATGAGATGACAAaatgatgatgacagaatttaaatttttgagtgaactatccctttaaactcacaTGATGCAGTTACTGCATGTTACTGTATGAGAaacaaacaatcatgccagtGTGCAGTAAATGATaatagaatttccatttttggatgaacaatccaAGTGGCCATAAGTAATTATAGCCACTTGTACAAACATGGTAAAAACGTTTCAAATATACCTCAAAAACCAAGATGGGAACAAACCTAACCTATTGAATAAGGAACTTACATTCATGTTTATGCTTAATTTTACATCAACATTTCttttgaaacaaagaaaaaaaaaaattctagtacATCTATGGGAAATTTGACTCACTACAACACAATACAAACCACTGCAGTATGAAAACTTCaccaaaaataccatggtaatagCAGTGTAGGTGTAGAGATTACAGTGCCCTAATTCCCAAAATTAGCCTACTAAACTTAGGAGTGTCCTGATAGCTGCATCAGGGAAAAAGACCATGGACTAATTTCTAAGTAATGCTGAGAGTGTTTGTTGATatacagaaaatacaaaaagCATTTGGATTAATGCAACAGTAGATGCCTTTAACAGCCTATTATGGTCTTCATTGTATTATGTATCATATTTCTAAGATGGTTCACTCTTGTTCTGCATTGCggcaaaagatttttaagaagtcacacacacagctctgcagATTTTCACAAAGATGATCCGATTCTACAaggcaattttttttaatctttatcaacccacaaatatacagtatttatgattaCACACAGGCTTTTTAGGCAGATCTTTACAGAGGTACTGACCTTGCTACTCCAGAATTCATAGTCTGATGAGGTTTTTGCAATCCAAAcagattaaaatgtatagttcaccaaaaaattgcaatgctctcatcatttactcaccctcaggccatcccatgtgtatgtctttctttcttctgcagaacataaataaagattttttgaagattaTCTCAGCTTTGTGGGTTCATggaatgcaagtgaaaggtgagtggaacttttaagctttaaaaagcTAATAAAGGGAGTATAGAcgtaatccaaacgactccagatgttaaatccatgacttctgaagcaatataatagatgtgggggagaaacagatcaatatttacatccttttctactataaatctctactttcacttccacatcttctttagtttttttagCGATTCACGTTCTACTTGCATAATGTTCAAGGGTAAAGATTCACAGTAATTAAAAACTTAAAtagtgacctgtttctcaccacacctatcatatctcttcataagacatggatttaatcactggagtcctatggattacttttatgctgcctttatgtgcttttggagcttcaaagttctggtcatcatttacttgcagtgcatagacctacagagctgagatattcttctaaaatcttaatttgtgctctgcagaagagagaaagtcatactgtacacatctgggatggcatgaaggtgagaaaatgaagagataattttcatttgtgggtgaactattccttactATGCCTGTTATGCccaatttcattttattttcatttcaatcACCTGATCAGTCCAAAACTTTTACACACATTATATTTTTCTGCCCCAAAGTGAAGGCAGCCATTAAGTCTGTATAAGCTTCTAATATCACTtctatttttaaattttcaacaatCCGTTCTTGAGTTACATtaggcacatactgtatatcacaatTTCCATTATTTCTTAATGCTTCTCTTCACTTTTGGACACTTTTTGCTCAAACTCAAAAATCTTTGTTGTTTCTGTAAGCAGTTACTCTTAGAATTAGCATTAAATGTTGACACTgacataataatataatttgggGATATAGACTATAAAGGAAATCTCACCTAAATATTCTGTTTTCATTTACTCATactaatgttgttctaaacccatatgaatttacTGAAACAGAatccctcagtcaccattcattctcaatacatatttttccatacaatgaaagttaatgatgactgaggctaacattttaacatctatttttgtgtgtttcatgGATAAATGATAAATCTCACAAGTTTGgagcaatatgagggtgagtaaatgataactggATTTGAATTTTGGGTAAACAATCTCTTTTAATAATAAACCCAAATTTAGAATATCACAAATTAAGTTGCATAAAAATGcatgcatgaaaaacaaaaaaacaaacagaggaaaaaAGACGACTCAgattgtttattgtattttaatttgatgtttattGAGTGAACGCTGCTGAGAAATTCATTCAAATGAATCGAGACATGGGACTGCAAATGGTAGCACCTTATTAATGGTAAGTAGTTAAGTTGAAGTCAATCCTATGCATACAAGAATGTATGTTGCACAATGACAGGTTTATATTCAAATGCACTCATTTGGTAAACATAACTTACAATGGAGAAAAGCATGTTTAAAGGCTAAGAATTACTTTATGTACTGAGTTGTATATGACCATGGGCTATTTTAACCATCGTCTCATCCTTAAAACAGAGTTTTATTTTTGGCTCAGTTGGTGTCCTTGTGTTAGTATTTATATAAGGCTGCTTTGTTGGAACACATTTCTCCTACAATCCTGCCTCCCTCCCTAACTCAAAGCAAATGTAATTCCCCACCATTCTGCAAGTATTGTAATATTACTGTGATACATACAGTGTTTATTTTTCTATCTCGTGCTCCCCCCCGAGCTGGCATGCAGATGCCACATTCAAGTGACTGCCCCCCTCCCCGGGTATTGCAGTTTGAAGAAATGTGAAAGAATCCCTGACTTCCCTGACCGTATATGCTGCAGAACCTTTAAAGCTGTCACTCAACATGCATTTAGAATTTTAGCTTGCCGCATTTTATGGATTCTCTCTACGCTTGATTTGTTAAGTCTTTCAGAGTGTTTAATGTCATTAAGTTCATCTGTTGAGCTTTATGATTTCTTTATGATGTTAGTTTTGTGTTGATTGCTTGCTATGCATTCTCCCCAGTACCTCTTCTGTCAGCATTGTTTGCTATGTTTTGGTTTAATCTGCTTCAGTGACCTTCACTGCTTGTTTCTCCGCAGCTTTGGAGGCCACCTTCTCCTGGACATTTTCTTCCACCTCCTCTCCTTTCTCAGTGACGGTAACAGTTTTTGTAATTTGTTGGACTCCACCCTCGTCAGTGGTAATGGTCTCCACCGTTTTAGTGATAACCACCCTCTGACTCGAGTCGTCTTTGGTTGGGCTCTCGTCCACTCCATTGGAGATCACCTCTTTCTTATCAGATTCTTTCTTCTCATCCTTCTTTCCCATGTCTCCGTTCACGGTTGCTTCTTTCTTATCAGTCTTTTTATCTTCAGGCTCTTTCTCTGGTTCACTCTTTTTGCTGGCCTTTTCCTCTGCTGCCTTTGTGGAATCCTCTTTAGCCTCGGCTTTTGGTGGCTCTGCCTTAGGGGTCTCTATCTTAGGACTCTCACTCTTTGGGGAATCGCTTTTGGGGATTTCCTTTTTTGGATCCTCTGTCTCAGGAGTTTTACTCTTTGGGCTCTCACTCTTTGGTGAGGTATCCTTCGGAGACTCTTTCGGGGATTCTGCCTGGGTCACAGCTGCCTTTCCCTTTTCAGATTTGGGCTCCTCCTTCTCATCTTTTCCTTTCGTCTCCTCTTTGGCATCTGCTTCTCCTTTCTTAGGCTGCTCCTCTTTTTCATCTGTTGATCCTTTGTCGCTACCTGCATCTGCTTCATCTGCATCTTTTTCATCAGCCTCTTCCTCTCCTCCACTGCCCTCTTTCTCTTCTGCTTTCTCTTTCTCAGGCGAGGCCTTGACCTCAGATGCTTTAGAGCTCACGACAGTCTCCTCAGCTTCCTGCTCTTCCTCTTCTCCCTCTTCTCCTCCTTCTTCATCATCTCCTTTCTTTTTCTCCTCATTCTCCTCTTCCCCCTCTCCTTTCTCTCCCTCCTCCTCATCCTTTCCagcctcttcttcttcttcttcttcttcatcacCTCCCTCcttctctccctcctctgcaTCCTCATCAGGGGCACTGGAGGCCACTTTGGCTTGAGTAGAGGCAATCACCTCCTCTCCTTCTTCTGCTTCTTCTTCACCCTCGTCTTTTTTCTCTTCTTCCTCTTTAACCTCTTCTTCACCCTCAGCTTCCCCctcatcctcttcctcttcttctgccTTGGCAGCTGATAACTCCTCTGCCATCTCAGCCAAGGCCTCATCCATCTCAGACTTCTCATCCACTACCTTCGTCTCACTGATGATCTCCTCCACAAACTTATGTTGCACTTTAAGCTTGGGGGGTTCACTTTTAACTTTGGGGCCTTTGGTGACGGCCTGCCGATATGGAAAAgtgctgaagtggctttcttctcCTTCAAGAAgttttctatataaaaaaaataaaagtatatggTACAGATTTAGTCTGTTATCGAAATATAATGGAGATATGGTTCCTACGGCTCAATGCAGATAATGCAGTTCTGATGAATTGCTGTAATATTACCTGTATGCAGCAATCTCTATATCTAACGCCATTTTGACATTCAGGAGGTCCTGGTATTCTCGCAGATGCCTTGCCATCTCCCATTTCGTGCTCTTCAGTTCATTCTCCAGCTGGTGGATGTTTTCCTGGTGAGTCAGAAACAATATTGTGACAGTTTAGTTAAATATGGTAATCAAAAATAAATCTATTGCTGTGGTAGGGAAGGGAGGCAAGAAAGTGTGAAGGAATTAATAACTTTCTCTGTTATATTCTTAAAGTAAATTGTGTGTATGTGAaaaagcaaaaaaactaaaacatgaatTCCTCTTTAGGATTCAGATATGCAGTAAACCTCATATGCTAAAGTGGGTTTGAAACATTTTTACTGTTACCGTGGATCCATTCTGCCTATGACGCTAATGCTTTCTGAAACTCAGCAACAGTTAGATTATAATTTACAGTATCATTGTCCGGCTCCAGGACAACCGCTAGGCGGGTTCTTTCTATGTGTATGAGGTGAATGAACCCCTTCCTCTGCTCTGACTCAGCAAACAGCAGAGGACAGACTGCATTGTGGATGTCTGCCCCTccttaaccctttccagcttcattCCACTGTGCCCATGATTTAGTCATGCATCATATAAATCCTTGCACTCAGAATAAAATGCATTGGATGTGCGCTTAACTGCAACTTAATATCATACTTGAGGATAGCTGTAACACATTTTGAaagtcaaattaattgcactaagATGCACTAAAGCATAATTGCTCATAGGCTATACATAAAAGCCATACATTTAGCcatatactgtaaaaagtacCGTGGTACCCTGCAGTTGTTACCTCATCTAACCCTTAACATTTATTTGGTTGCTTAACCTGATgaattcaggttgattcagataTGTTACATATTATTTTTGACTTGAGCATCATTAGACATGGTGAGTATCTCATTAAGATAataattatcatatttttaaA
This window harbors:
- the LOC127624573 gene encoding neurofilament light polypeptide-like, with the translated sequence MSAVGFDPYFSSSYKRWYVESSPRVPQRGRSRTTFSAHPPSLSSARLHYASPSRTSTSLLLSSSGRAMDMDLSHAAQVSYESRAVRTQEKAQLQDLNDRFAGYIERVHELEQQNRALEAELLLLRQRHMEPSRVRTLYEQEVRTLRAAVEEACMERQATLSHRETMEDTLRALQASYEKEVVAREDTESRLLEARKAADDTTLVQVELEKKVDILLNELAFLKKVHEGEISELQAQVQFGAQIAVEAEATKPDLSSALRDIRAQYEKLAAKNIQSAEEWFRGKMGNLTESVAHHTDAVKYSKDEAGEYRRQLQACVLEIDACKGLNESLEKQLRDVEDRQSAEISAMQDSISELEDELRATKGEMARYLKEYQDLLNVKMALDIEIAAYRKLLEGEESRFNVGVGGLVSAYSVGPVYSYPMFSLSTLSSGTPYLLGSRLISTSLAEDEAITASQAQEDGASPAREEEEEEEEEEVKEEEKEKEEEEKEVEEGTKDEEEGGEQEEEKEGGAEEEEKEEKEEEAEEKEDAKGGDDEEGDEKERDGKEEGEQKEREDEEGGKAVEEGADKEETEMETEKSEEKADTSADKDKEDTETDKDKGASTKTEVKAEKAKEEVKSEPAKEKGKEKNDSVPEPEPVKDEGKEPEKPIAKEKAKPEKAMGKDEDEKGKGDKKESEKKEKEETEKPKGKK
- the LOC127624570 gene encoding neurofilament medium polypeptide-like; this encodes MSYPFDNIGSPYRRVMETRTSYGRSSGSPSSGFRSQTWSRASPSTAISYKRSFNAPVARAYGSTVLSSAENLDFGQTSILNGDYKRSNEKEQLQGLNDRFAGYIDKVHFLEQQNKQIEAEIQALRKKQVSQSQMGELYDQELQELRSMLEQTHHERTQIQLDTDHIEEDIQRLRDRFDEEARIREETEAIIRALNKDMGDSALVKADLEKKVQSLQDEITFIRNNHQEEVSDLLAQMQASQITVEKRDYQKADITEALREIRSQLEGHSTQNLQQVEDWFVCRYSKLSEASEVNKSAIKSARDEISDYRRQLQSKTIELESVRGTKESLERQLNDIEDRHNSDLSSLQENIHQLENELKSTKWEMARHLREYQDLLNVKMALDIEIAAYRKLLEGEESHFSTFPYRQAVTKGPKVKSEPPKLKVQHKFVEEIISETKVVDEKSEMDEALAEMAEELSAAKAEEEEEDEGEAEGEEEVKEEEEKKDEGEEEAEEGEEVIASTQAKVASSAPDEDAEEGEKEGGDEEEEEEEEAGKDEEEGEKGEGEEENEEKKKGDDEEGGEEGEEEEQEAEETVVSSKASEVKASPEKEKAEEKEGSGGEEEADEKDADEADAGSDKGSTDEKEEQPKKGEADAKEETKGKDEKEEPKSEKGKAAVTQAESPKESPKDTSPKSESPKSKTPETEDPKKEIPKSDSPKSESPKIETPKAEPPKAEAKEDSTKAAEEKASKKSEPEKEPEDKKTDKKEATVNGDMGKKDEKKESDKKEVISNGVDESPTKDDSSQRVVITKTVETITTDEGGVQQITKTVTVTEKGEEVEENVQEKVASKAAEKQAVKVTEAD